One Triticum dicoccoides isolate Atlit2015 ecotype Zavitan chromosome 5B, WEW_v2.0, whole genome shotgun sequence genomic window carries:
- the LOC119312856 gene encoding KH domain-containing protein At4g18375-like yields MKPSGKRTSQHRDHDREDRDQKRRAAHTQETSGTDELVVYRILCPDKVIGSVIGKGGKVINSIRQQTNAKVKIVDPYPGADKRVILVYCYVKHRDVMISDIDAADDDREPVCAAQNALLKVHDAIVDALAITSDSDDKEANILVPASQAASVIGKSGSVIKRLRSVSKSFIKVKPKDPSDVTHSCAMSFDNFVQITGDTRAVKKALFAVSTILYKCPSKENISLETSIDEHPPTIILPSELPVYPASSLYSVSDASMSSGHPSLSILGARSRGSHVPEFTVPTDAHGGLPIYQSMVPAIPAYNTPKCSGELLVRVVCPGDKIGLVIGKGGMTIRNIRKESGASVDVDDAKNDKEESIITISSTEATDDVKSAAVEAVLLLQAKINDETEDRMHLRLLVPGNVIGCLIGKGGSIINDMRSKSKAIIHISKGTKPRKASSSDELVEVFGEVDKLRDALVQIVLRLREEVLKDSVGRQNSAKDGKLTVATTEPMYSSSFPMPALLPYSQQVTPLRHDQRGEAERGSNVLPRSSLYHGYSPRQAVDDGFGVRSSYTSKPYGRRVPDMEMFIPSSGLSKVMGKHGTNLDNIRKISGADIEIIESKSSRHEHVANIFGTPEQRQSAENLIKAFIMST; encoded by the exons ATGAAGCCTTCTGGTAAGCGTACCAGCCAACACAGGGATCATGACAGAGAAGACAGGGACCAAAAGCGGAGGGCGGCTCACACCCAGGAAACCTCCGGTACGGACGAATTGGTTGTTTACCGGATACTTTGTCCAGACAAAGTGATTGGCAGTGTAATTGGCAAGGGTGGCAAGGTGATAAATTCCATCCGGCAACAGACGAATGCCAAAGTCAAGATTGTCGACCCATACCCTGGTGCTGACAAAAGGGTTATTTTGGTATATTGTTATGTCAAGCATAGAGACGTCATGATTAGCGACATAGATGCTGCTGATGATGATAGGGAGCCTGTTTGCGCAGCACAAAATGCATTACTCAAGGTGCATGATGCAATTGTTGATGCTCTGGCAATCACTAGTGACTCTGATGATAAAGAAGCCAACATTCTTGTACCAGCTAGTCAAGCTGCAAGTGTCATCGGAAAATCTGGTTCTGTCATCAAGAGGCTTCGCTCAGTTTCAAAATCATTTATTAAAGTTAAACCAAAAGATCCAAGTGATGTTACACACTCATGTGCTATGAGTTTTGATAATTTCGTTCAG ATAACTGGGGACACTAGAGCTGTCAAGAAGGCATTGTTTGCAGTATCAACAATTCTCTACAAATGTCCATCGAAGGAGAACATTTCTCTTGAAACATCTATTGATGAACATCCTCCAACCATTATACTTCCTTCAGAGCTTCCAGTTTATCCGGCTAGTAGCTTATACTCAGTGTCAGATGCTTCTATGTCATCTGGGCATCCAAGTCTGTCTATCTTAGGGGCAAGAAGTCGTGGTTCTCATGTTCCTGAATTTACTGTACCCACTGATGCTCATGGTGGATTGCCCATTTATCAGTCTATGGTCCCAGCTATTCCTGCTTATAACACCCCAAAATGTTCAGGAGAGCTATTGGTGCGTGTTGTATGCCCTGGTGACAAGATTGGGTTAGTTATTGGTAAAGGTGGGATGACCATAAGGAATATAAGGAAAGAAAGTGGTGCAAGCGTAGATGTTGATGACGCAAAGAATGATAAGGAGGAAAGCATAATCACTATTTCGTCCACTGAG GCCACCGATGATGTTAAGTCTGCAGCAGTGGAAGCTGTTCTTCTGCTTCAAGCAAAGATCAATGATGAAACTGAAGATAGAATGCATCTCCGCCTTCTTGTTCCGGGTAATGTCATTGGCTGCCTTATCGGCAAGGGTGGTTCAATCATTAATGACATGCGGAGTAAGTCTAAGGCAATTATCCACATATCTAAGGGCACTAAGCCCCGGAAGGCATCTTCCAGTGATGAGCTCGTCGAG GTGTTTGGGGAAGTGGACAAACTGCGTGATGCTCTTGTTCAGATCGTTCTAAGGCTCCGGGAAGAAGTTCTGAAGGACAGCGTGGGGAGGCAAAATTCTGCCAAGGATGGGAAGCTAACTGTTGCCACCACTGAACCCATGTATTCAAGCAGCTTTCCGATGCCAGCATTATTACCTTACAGTCAACAAGTCACTCCATTGCGCCATGATCAAAGGGGTGAAGCTGAGCGTGGTTCGAATGTACTTCCTCGTAGCAGCTTGTATCATGGATACAGCCCCAGGCAG GCTGTAGATGATGGATTTGGAGTACGCTCCTCATACACTTCAAAGCCATATGGAAG ACGCGTCCCGGATATGGAAATGTTTATTCCTTCTAGCGGCCTTTCAAAAGTAATGGGGAAGCATGGTACAAACTTGGACAACATTAGAAAG ATTTCTGGAGCTGACATTGAAATTATTGAATCAAAATCTTCTCGTCATGAGCATGTTGCTAACATATTTGGCACCCCTGAGCAGAGGCAGTCGGCAGAGAATTTGATCAAAGCTTTCATAATGTCTACTTAA